TTTCCTAATAATGATTATTCCTTTTAGCTTTAGAGAGTTTCGCACACAAGAAAACTCCCCACTAAGCCAACCTGGCTTAGTGGGGAATCATTTTGCCAAGTTGATGTATTCTCAAAGAGATTATCCCTCGTTTTTGATCTTAACTTATCTACTTTCTCGGAACTGCCACCTTTCCTTTTGCTTTTTCGGCAAAAGTAGGCATAGGATAAGCAATTCTTCCAGTCTGGGCTTCTTCAGGCCATACAATAACTCTTTTCCCCATTTGCCACTGCACATCCACCATGGAATGGCCGACCTGCATCCCCATATCATCAACATCCCAGCCTCCATAGAAGGACATAAACTTTAGTTTTCCAAGGGCAGCCCTTACTTTATCTGAATTAACGGAATTAGCCTTCTCAACTGCTAATACATATGCTAAGACCTGAGCTCCGGCTTCTGCAGCATGGTAATCCGGAATAATTTCTTTCCCTAAACCCTTCTTGAAAAGACTTACAAATTCATCCTGGCTTGGCCCAATCCATGGCAGCCCTACCTTTTTAGCCTCCTTCTCTGAAAACTTTACACCATATTCCCAGTGCGAGGGGCCCATGACACCTTCTGCCATATTCGTTAAAGCCTCATAAAAGGCTGGAAGGGTTGCGGCCGCTATCAGAGACAGGGCCTTTGCATTTATGTCCAGATCTGCCATCTGTCGATTAAAAAGCTGGCCATCCTCAAAGTGTCCACCACCTAAGACGAAGTCAGGCTTGGAGGCTTTCAGGGCAGAAAGGAGAGGGGTTAAATCTGTAACCCCTTTTGGATAGGTGCGCTTAAAAACAATTTTAAAACCGAGCTTTTTAGCATGTTCTTCTGCGCCCTCCATAACCATTTTCGCAAACTCAGAGTCCTCATAAGCTAAGGCAACTCTCTTAGCCTTCGGATCAATCTTTTTAATCATATTAAGGGTGCCCTCGTGGTACCTCGAGGCCGGTCCGATTGTTTGGACAATGTACCTAAACCCCTGTCGAAAAATCTTGTTGTTGGCACCACCATGATCCATGTAAAGCATTTTATGACTTTCAGCAACAGGAGCTCCACGAAGAGTGAGGCCTGAGCTATATGGAGCGAAAACAACATCTACTTTATTAACTGTGATCAGACGTCCGATTAGGCTTGTTACAGCTTCTTTTTTGGATTCACAGTCATAATACTTGTACTCAAGAGGAACTTTCTTTCCGGCTATTTTCACACCACCATAAACATTATTTACCCAATCAATACAAGCCTTGATTCCCCCAAGTGCCTGTTCTCCTGCCTTTGCATACTTTCCTGAAAGAGCTGCTGAATGACCGATCAGGATATTGTCTTTAGCTTTTACCTCAGCAAGAGAAAGACCAGACAGAAGGAAAGCAAAAACGGCAAAAATTACAAACAGAACTTTAAAAGTTGACTGTTTCATAAAGTGCCTCCCTTTTTAAGGTTTTTTCCGATTTATCCCTCTTAAGCTTCCAATCTAAATCTTACTATCAAATACAATAAAATAAGAATCAACAACCAAAAGAATTAAAATTCCAAAATTCATCTCATTTTTTTATTCCTAAACGAAAATGAAGCTTAGAGGGAAAACCTAAAAAAACTTCACCTCCTTTCCTTTGTTCTTTTCTAAATGAAATTATCAAAAAATAATAAATATTCTTTTAAAAAAATATAAAAAGTCTATCAAAAATTAATAAGATTGCAACTAAAAAAGTCTAATTTTTTAAAAAATTTTTCTCTTTTTAGGTGATATTTTTAAATAATTCATTTAAAATCAATGATAAAGAATTATCCATATCAAAAAAATTTGTATATTTTATATGGTATAAAATATAAAATACTCTAAAAAAACGGTTTGCACAATCTCCTTGATTTAATAAGAAAAATGCCTTATTTTTAAAAATTAGGAGGTTTTTCTCCAATGTAAATTTAAATATAAACTTTTAGGAGAATCGAAATGCCAGAGTTTAGGCAAAACATAGCTACCAAAGAATGGGTTATCATAGCGCCAGAGAGGGCCAAGAGGCCAGAGGACTTTAAAAAGAAAAAGGTTGCTAAAGAATTTCCTGAATACGATAAAAACTGCCCTTTTTGTATTGGCAACGAGGATAAGACACCCCCATCCGTATATTCCATAAAAAAGAATGGGAAATGGAACTTAAGGGTTGTGCCGAATAAGTTTGCTGCCCTAAAGAGCGATCTCTCCCCAAAAAGAAAAAGGGAGGGAAAATCTAAGAGATACCTTACGATAGATGGTTTCGGATTAGCGGAGGTTGTGATAGAGACTTCTGTCCATAATAAAACCATTGCCACCATGAATTATTCAGAAGTAAGGAATGTTATAAAGGCTTATAAGCAGAGATACATAGAAATATCTAAAAACGAGGATATCAGACTGATAACCATCTTCAGAAATCACGGAGCTATGGCTGGCACATCTCTTGAACATCCTCATTCGCAGATCATTGCTACACCTGTAGTTCCACCACACGTAAGGGATCAGATATTTCAGGCAAGGGTTGCTTGTGATACATTTGGCACATGCATCTATTGTGATATGATAAAACAAGAGTTGTCAGAAAAGAAAAGGATTATTGTAGAGACTGACCATTTTGTTGCCTTTTCTCCCTATGCAGCCAGATCCCCTTTTGAAACGAGGATAATACCAAAAAGACATGACTGTTCTTTTGATGCGATTACAGAAAAAGAGATAGATAATTTTTCTAAGGTCTTGAGGGACACCCTGAGAAAGATCTATCTTACGCTTGATAACCCTGATTATAACTATATCATTCGTTCCTCACCAACAGATGAAAGAAATACCAAACACTATCACTGGTATGCTGTGATTATTCCTAAACTGACAACCCCAGCGGGATTTGAGATAGGTACAGGTATATATATTAATGTGACCCCTCCTGAGGAATCAGCCCGGTTTTTAAGACAAGCAAAAATTTAAATAAAAAAGTTTACTAACCTATGCTGACCAGCTCAAGCCTCTCTTTCCATTTCTGTTTCAGGGACTCTTTTAAAAATTTAAGAGAGGGATCTTTAAGAAAGGGGTCCTTTGCTATTAATTCAAAGGCCTCTTTTCTCGCCTCTTCCAGTATCTTGTGGTCTCGTATGATATTAGCATAAATGAGCTCTGGAAGCCCTGATTGTCTTGTTCCAAAAAACTCCCCTGGCCCCCTTATCTCTAAATCTTTCTCAGCTATAATGAATCCATCTGTGGTTTCTCTAATCGTTTTAAGCCTCCTCTTCCCCTCTTCGGTTACAGGAAATTTTATCATAAGGATACAGTAAGACTGATAAGGACCTCGTCCCACTCTTCCCCTCATCTGATGAAGCTGCGAAAGGCCGAATCGTTCAGCATGTTCAATGATCATAACCGATGCATTTGATATGTCCATCCCAACTTCTACAACGGTGGTTGAAACAAGGATATCGATTTCTCTTTCCTTGAATTTTTTCATGATTTCTTCTTTTTCCTCACTCTTCATTCGCCCATGGAGAAGACCTATTTTA
This sequence is a window from Nitrospinota bacterium. Protein-coding genes within it:
- a CDS encoding amino acid ABC transporter substrate-binding protein; this translates as MKQSTFKVLFVIFAVFAFLLSGLSLAEVKAKDNILIGHSAALSGKYAKAGEQALGGIKACIDWVNNVYGGVKIAGKKVPLEYKYYDCESKKEAVTSLIGRLITVNKVDVVFAPYSSGLTLRGAPVAESHKMLYMDHGGANNKIFRQGFRYIVQTIGPASRYHEGTLNMIKKIDPKAKRVALAYEDSEFAKMVMEGAEEHAKKLGFKIVFKRTYPKGVTDLTPLLSALKASKPDFVLGGGHFEDGQLFNRQMADLDINAKALSLIAAATLPAFYEALTNMAEGVMGPSHWEYGVKFSEKEAKKVGLPWIGPSQDEFVSLFKKGLGKEIIPDYHAAEAGAQVLAYVLAVEKANSVNSDKVRAALGKLKFMSFYGGWDVDDMGMQVGHSMVDVQWQMGKRVIVWPEEAQTGRIAYPMPTFAEKAKGKVAVPRK
- the galT gene encoding galactose-1-phosphate uridylyltransferase, translating into MEMPEFRQNIATKEWVIIAPERAKRPEDFKKKKVAKEFPEYDKNCPFCIGNEDKTPPSVYSIKKNGKWNLRVVPNKFAALKSDLSPKRKREGKSKRYLTIDGFGLAEVVIETSVHNKTIATMNYSEVRNVIKAYKQRYIEISKNEDIRLITIFRNHGAMAGTSLEHPHSQIIATPVVPPHVRDQIFQARVACDTFGTCIYCDMIKQELSEKKRIIVETDHFVAFSPYAARSPFETRIIPKRHDCSFDAITEKEIDNFSKVLRDTLRKIYLTLDNPDYNYIIRSSPTDERNTKHYHWYAVIIPKLTTPAGFEIGTGIYINVTPPEESARFLRQAKI